A region of the Paracoccaceae bacterium genome:
CTTCATTTCCCGTCCCAGACCGCCCCCTGCACCATCACTTCGCCCCGGGCCAGAAGCCGCGCGGTGCGCAGGAGCCCGGCCGACTTCAGGACAAAACCGTTGCTACCGTTTTCATAGTCGACAGTCACGTCGATGGCGCCGCTGGGATGTTCGATCAGGACCAGGGCAGGCACGCCCTGGGGCGCGGTGAACAGCCCCTCGGCCACGGTGCCGGGGGTCAGGACGCAGGACGCCAGACATTGCGCCCCGGTCACCGCCATCGTCGGATGGCAGTTCCACGGCATGAAGTAGCGCGCGGTGACAGTGCCGCCCTGCCGTGGCGGGGCGAGAAGCGCGAATTTCGGGGTGACCGATTTCGAAACGTCGCCCATGCCCATCTTTTGCCCTGCCTGCAGGCGGATCGGCTCCATCCGGGCGTAGAAGTCGCGGTTGGCGTCCAGTTCTTCGACCGTCTCATAGCCTGTCAGGCCGAAGTCGCTGGCGCGGGCGATGGCGATGGGCATGGCCACGTCCATGCAGGTCACCTCGATCCCGTCGATCACGTCGCGCAGCTGCCCGGTCGGCAACAGG
Encoded here:
- a CDS encoding 4-oxalomesaconate tautomerase yields the protein MAQTAIPFHFFRGGTSRGPYFRREDLPQDRETLARVLVAAVGSGHRLNIDGIGGGAAVTTKVAMLSRSDTNDCDIDYFFAQVSVEDGLVDFKPTCGNILSGVGPAALEMGLIDPQGDVTRIRIRSVNTGAKVEAVVRTPGGQVDYAGDAAIDGVPGTAAPVFLNFMDVVGSSTGALLPTGQLRDVIDGIEVTCMDVAMPIAIARASDFGLTGYETVEELDANRDFYARMEPIRLQAGQKMGMGDVSKSVTPKFALLAPPRQGGTVTARYFMPWNCHPTMAVTGAQCLASCVLTPGTVAEGLFTAPQGVPALVLIEHPSGAIDVTVDYENGSNGFVLKSAGLLRTARLLARGEVMVQGAVWDGK